A DNA window from Brassica napus cultivar Da-Ae chromosome C1, Da-Ae, whole genome shotgun sequence contains the following coding sequences:
- the LOC106377234 gene encoding uncharacterized protein LOC106377234 isoform X2 — translation MDFQNWDPGNRWVSGDYDRIGHLYSSGIKGIRKIHGDAEGKDQLNLKEGFKGKGKIGGFTGYWAKTRDSYWIWLRGLRLRSPISKDLYGSNTGLRLSMIISFRILDLVIVKTKLRDSEEVTWLEVLTSEDLVLRKFWTWVVVININGGSTNW, via the exons ATGGATTTTCAAAATTGGGATCCGGGGAATCGATGGGTATCAGGAGACTACGATCGGATTGGGCATCTTTATTCATCGGGAATCAAAGGGATACGGAAGATTCATGGAGATGCCGAAGGAAAAGATCAGTTAAATCTTAAGGAAGGTTTCAAGGGAAAAGGAAAGATAGGTGGATTCACAGGATATTGGGCGAAGACGAGGGATAGCTATTGGATCTGGTTGAGGGGTTTACGATTGAGGAGCCCTATATCAAAGGATCTGTATGGTTCGAATACCGGGTTACGATTATCTATGATAATATCGTTTCGGATCTTGGATTTGGTCATCGTTAAGACGAAATTGCGAGATAGCGAag AGGTAACGTGGTTGGAAGTTTTAACTTCAGAAGATTTGGTTTTACGGAAGTTTTGGACTTGGGTAGTAGTGATCAATATAAATGGAG GGTCAACTAATTGGTAA
- the LOC106377234 gene encoding uncharacterized protein LOC106377234 isoform X3, producing the protein MDFQNWDPGNRWVSGDYDRIGHLYSSGIKGIRKIHGDAEGKDQLNLKEGFKGKGKIGGFTGYWAKTRDSYWIWLRGLRLRSPISKDLYGSNTGLRLSMIISFRILDLVIVKTKLRDSEGSTNW; encoded by the exons ATGGATTTTCAAAATTGGGATCCGGGGAATCGATGGGTATCAGGAGACTACGATCGGATTGGGCATCTTTATTCATCGGGAATCAAAGGGATACGGAAGATTCATGGAGATGCCGAAGGAAAAGATCAGTTAAATCTTAAGGAAGGTTTCAAGGGAAAAGGAAAGATAGGTGGATTCACAGGATATTGGGCGAAGACGAGGGATAGCTATTGGATCTGGTTGAGGGGTTTACGATTGAGGAGCCCTATATCAAAGGATCTGTATGGTTCGAATACCGGGTTACGATTATCTATGATAATATCGTTTCGGATCTTGGATTTGGTCATCGTTAAGACGAAATTGCGAGATAGCGAag GGTCAACTAATTGGTAA
- the LOC106377234 gene encoding uncharacterized protein LOC106377234 isoform X1 has protein sequence MDWSGWFLESIGRGWSKPLRENSGVFVSKIVNCRHEISTWRQNNPPFGKERINELQKALDEVQTDNTRTQEHILEVFRKLQEAYKDEEVFWHQKSRNMWHTSGDLNTKFYHALTKQRRARNRLVGLYDTDGNWIIEEQGVEKVAVEYFDDLFQTTAPSEFNCFLEEVSPSITPQMNQWLIRPATEEEIRQTLFMMHPEKAPGQDGMTALFFQHSWHIIKKDLLDMVNIFLILGNLDTRLNLMNICLIPKKERPTRMTELRPISLCNVGYKIISKVLCQRLKVCLPLLISETQSTFVPGRLISDNILIAQEMFHGLRTNKSCQDKFMAIKTDMNKAYDRVEWIFIQQLLTKMGFNHHSIKLMMECISSVQYRVLLNGQPKGHIIP, from the coding sequence ATGGATTGGTCAGGATGGTTTTTGGAATCAATTGGTCGAGGTTGGAGTAAACCGTTAAGGGAAAACTCGGGAGTTTTTGTATCAAAGATAGTTAATTGTCGTCATGAGATATCTACATGGAGACAGAACAACCCACCTTTTGGAAAAGAGAGGATTAATGAGCTTCAAAAAGCGTTGGACGAAGTGCAAACTGATAATACCAGGACTCAGGAACACATTTTGGAAGTATTTAGGAAATTACAAGAAGCGTATAAAGATGAGGAAGTGTTTTGGCACCAGAAGAGCAGGAATATGTGGCATACATCAGGGGATCTCAATACAAAATTCTATCATGCCCTTACTAAACAAAGACGGGCTCGTAATAGACTTGTGGGACTCTATGACACTGATGGAAATTGGATAATTGAGGAACAAGGTGTAGAAAAGGTCGCAGTGGAGTATTTTGATGATTTGTTTCAGACAACTGCTCCCTCAGAATTTAACTGTTTTTTGGAGGAGGTTAGTCCTTCCATAACCCCGCAGATGAACCAGTGGTTAATCAGGCCAGCCACTGAGGAGGAAATAAGACAGACTctgtttatgatgcatccagagaaaGCTCCTGGTCAAGATGGAATGACGGCTCTTTTCTTCCAGCATTCTTGGCATATAATAAAGAAGGACCTTCTGGAtatggttaatatttttttgattttgggAAATCTGGACACCAGGTTAAACCTTATGAATATTTGTTTGATTCCAAAAAAGGAAAGGCCCACAAGGATGACAGAACTCAGACCTATCAGCTTATGTAATGTAGGATACAAAATTATATCTAAGGTATTATGTCAGAGATTGAAGGTGTGTCTTCCCTTACTTATTTCGGAAACACAATCGACTTTTGTGCCGGGGCGTTTGATTTCGGATAATATCCTTATCgctcaggaaatgtttcatggtttgAGGACTAACAAATCGTGTCAAGATAAATTCATGGCCATAAAAACAGACATGAATAAAGCTTATGATAGAGTTGAATGGATCTTTATCCAGCAGCTACTAACTAAGATGGGATTTAATCATCACTCGATTAAATTGATGATGGAATGTATCTCATCGGTCCAGTATAGAGTTTTACTGAATGGGCAACCAAAGGGTCACATAATTCCGTAG